A genome region from Campylobacter sp. MIT 12-8780 includes the following:
- a CDS encoding ChaN family lipoprotein yields MRIVILLASFFFLACSTHQNSKQELSFLDQNTSFKVKDTKTKRFISYDDLLNTLKKQDIIILGEYHDEKKHHDLELALVKELSKNEPIAIAFEMLDDDKQGFINKAKDAKARIKPSHISKALSWQDEWNYEDYKDLIEYALYSNNDFLAVNLSQDKLDMVYNKKLAPLQGKYSTASKVKKILFDEINSFHAMSPEVSEIFVEAQLRKDRNMAEFLLASKKQIVLIAGLYHANKSLGIPLHLMDLDTKQVKSVSVVALEGSEIREQDADFIIFWQ; encoded by the coding sequence ATGAGAATAGTCATTTTGTTAGCAAGCTTCTTTTTTCTTGCCTGCTCTACACATCAAAACTCAAAGCAAGAGCTTTCATTTCTTGATCAAAACACTTCTTTTAAAGTCAAGGATACAAAAACAAAACGTTTTATCTCTTATGATGATTTGCTTAATACGCTTAAAAAGCAAGATATTATCATACTTGGAGAATACCACGATGAGAAAAAACACCATGATTTGGAGCTTGCTTTAGTAAAAGAGCTTTCAAAAAATGAGCCTATAGCCATAGCTTTTGAAATGCTTGATGATGATAAACAAGGTTTTATTAACAAAGCAAAAGACGCAAAAGCTCGCATAAAACCTTCTCATATAAGCAAGGCTTTATCTTGGCAAGATGAGTGGAATTATGAGGATTATAAGGATTTGATCGAATATGCCTTGTATTCAAATAATGATTTTTTAGCTGTAAATTTAAGTCAAGATAAGCTTGATATGGTTTATAATAAAAAGCTTGCACCTTTGCAAGGTAAGTATTCTACAGCTTCAAAGGTTAAGAAAATTCTTTTTGATGAGATTAATTCTTTTCATGCGATGAGTCCTGAGGTAAGTGAAATTTTTGTTGAAGCTCAACTTAGAAAAGACAGAAATATGGCTGAGTTTTTGCTCGCAAGTAAAAAGCAAATCGTGCTTATTGCTGGGCTTTATCATGCAAATAAAAGCTTAGGCATTCCTTTACATCTTATGGATTTAGACACTAAACAAGTAAAAAGTGTGAGTGTTGTAGCTCTTGAAGGAAGTGAGATTAGGGAGCAAGATGCTGATTTTATAATTTTTTGGCAGTAA
- a CDS encoding M16 family metallopeptidase: MLHQLKFKDIQVPVIFEENHDLPIFVLRLVFKNAGKAYEGDIDGLASMFARLLNEGSDENFFKELELRAIDFSANSGFESFELSISCLKEHAFFAVEKLSLLFEKVNFDETLLARLKKITLGELASKQSDFDFLAKNLLNESVFETKEFRTSKYGDEQSLAKMSLKDLQDFYAKHLNLSELIVCGGGDFDFAEFKALITPCLSKLKIAKLEKTKTFKLSKSLKDELLIKPESQQAYIYFASPIEFKFNDEDTHLTKLALFILGAGGFGSRLMEEVRVKRGLAYSAYAMLEANLSYQRVFGYLQTKNENAKDAKALVRELFAEFVKNGVSEDELTQARNFLLGSVPLRYESLEKRLDMALNEFYKGLELGHSLKELERIKKTSLSELNAYIKKHTELAQISFASVQNK, encoded by the coding sequence ATGCTTCATCAGCTTAAATTTAAAGACATTCAAGTTCCTGTTATTTTTGAAGAAAATCATGATTTACCCATTTTTGTTTTAAGGCTTGTATTTAAAAACGCTGGCAAAGCGTATGAAGGCGATATAGATGGGCTTGCAAGTATGTTTGCAAGGCTTTTAAACGAAGGAAGCGATGAGAACTTTTTTAAAGAGCTTGAATTAAGAGCGATTGATTTTAGTGCAAATAGTGGTTTTGAGAGTTTTGAATTAAGCATTTCTTGTTTAAAAGAACATGCTTTTTTTGCTGTAGAAAAACTTAGCCTTTTGTTTGAAAAGGTAAATTTTGATGAAACTTTGCTTGCTAGACTTAAAAAAATCACGCTTGGCGAGCTTGCAAGCAAGCAAAGTGATTTTGACTTTTTGGCAAAAAATTTACTCAATGAAAGCGTGTTTGAAACAAAAGAATTTCGCACTAGTAAATACGGCGATGAACAAAGCCTTGCAAAGATGAGTTTGAAAGATTTGCAGGATTTTTACGCAAAGCATTTAAATTTGAGCGAACTTATAGTTTGTGGAGGAGGGGATTTTGATTTTGCTGAGTTTAAGGCTTTAATCACGCCTTGTTTGTCAAAGCTTAAAATCGCTAAGCTTGAAAAAACAAAGACTTTCAAACTTAGCAAAAGTCTTAAAGATGAGCTTTTAATCAAGCCTGAAAGCCAACAAGCTTATATTTATTTTGCTTCGCCAATTGAATTTAAATTTAATGATGAAGACACTCACCTTACAAAACTTGCGCTTTTTATACTAGGAGCTGGAGGCTTTGGTTCAAGGCTTATGGAAGAAGTGAGGGTAAAAAGAGGCTTGGCATATAGTGCTTATGCTATGCTCGAGGCGAATTTAAGTTATCAAAGAGTGTTTGGGTATTTGCAAACCAAAAATGAAAACGCAAAAGACGCAAAAGCTTTGGTGCGTGAGCTTTTTGCCGAGTTTGTAAAAAATGGCGTGAGTGAAGATGAGCTTACTCAGGCTAGAAATTTCTTGCTTGGAAGTGTGCCACTTCGTTATGAAAGTCTTGAAAAACGACTTGATATGGCTTTAAATGAGTTTTATAAGGGTTTAGAGTTAGGACACAGCCTCAAAGAACTTGAACGCATTAAAAAAACGAGTTTAAGCGAGCTAAACGCTTATATCAAAAAGCATACAGAGCTTGCTCAAATCAGCTTTGCAAGTGTGCAAAATAAATGA
- the recG gene encoding ATP-dependent DNA helicase RecG, with protein MKVASCDLGLFKKLHIKNAINLALLLPKKIENLSLSKEPKESACTEEVQILESSFRGGKLFGLCYCKNWDIKAHFIFFRPSRWHVGVFKRGKECIFHAKMSFFNNFWQFDNPKIIKKANIFEPKYQIAGIKDEKIAKLIQEYVTKENLMAEGIDKKRANLLVNLHRYDEQSFEVFSHLENFLPDLKFVEIYSFLKRLRQKKTNSKAYEIKLFDIHSWLESLPFKPTLDQLGAINDIRADLSQKEAKRRIIMGDVGCGKTLVLLAAALSVYPKQALLMAPTSILAAQLFNEAQRLLPNFMQVVFVKGGRKEKALDEKLAKAHLIIGTHALIHQQGFEAVLVMVDEQHRFGSNQRQKISELASKDGLSPHFVQFSATPIPRTLSMIQSELVSFSFIKQMPFKKDIQTFCIQDKDFQSLLEKIKSELEQNNQVAIIYPLVSESESSQYLSLEQAKEYWLKHFKNVYITHGKDKFKDEVLAQFKEKGQILLATTVVEVGISLPRLSTIVIVGAEKLGLATLHQLRGRVGRVGLKSFCYLYTKQKEIPKRLLEFAGTLDGFKIAELDLKNRLSGDLIDGFMQHGNEFKFFDFSSDEAILEEAKKTLNEQDLSLKE; from the coding sequence ATGAAAGTTGCATCTTGTGATCTAGGGCTTTTTAAAAAATTGCATATTAAAAATGCGATTAATTTAGCTTTATTATTACCCAAAAAGATAGAAAATTTAAGTCTAAGTAAAGAGCCAAAAGAAAGCGCTTGCACTGAAGAAGTGCAGATTTTGGAGTCAAGTTTTAGAGGCGGAAAGCTTTTTGGGCTGTGTTATTGTAAAAATTGGGATATCAAGGCTCATTTTATATTCTTTCGCCCAAGTAGGTGGCATGTAGGCGTTTTTAAGCGAGGAAAAGAGTGTATTTTTCACGCTAAGATGAGCTTTTTTAATAATTTTTGGCAGTTTGATAATCCAAAAATTATTAAAAAAGCCAATATTTTTGAGCCAAAATACCAAATTGCTGGTATAAAAGATGAAAAAATAGCCAAACTTATACAAGAATACGTCACAAAAGAAAACCTTATGGCTGAGGGCATAGATAAAAAAAGAGCCAATTTACTTGTCAATTTGCACCGCTATGATGAACAAAGTTTTGAGGTTTTTTCTCATTTAGAGAATTTTTTACCAGATTTAAAATTTGTGGAAATTTATAGCTTTTTAAAACGTTTGCGTCAGAAAAAAACTAATTCAAAAGCCTATGAAATAAAGCTTTTTGATATACATTCTTGGCTTGAGAGCTTACCTTTTAAGCCAACCTTAGATCAGCTTGGTGCCATCAATGACATAAGGGCTGATTTAAGTCAAAAAGAGGCAAAAAGACGCATTATCATGGGTGATGTGGGCTGTGGAAAAACCCTTGTTTTACTTGCAGCAGCACTTAGCGTATATCCAAAACAAGCACTTTTAATGGCGCCCACAAGTATCTTAGCAGCTCAGCTTTTTAATGAGGCTCAAAGACTTTTGCCAAATTTTATGCAAGTTGTCTTTGTCAAAGGTGGCAGAAAGGAAAAAGCCCTTGATGAAAAGCTTGCAAAGGCTCATCTTATCATCGGTACGCACGCACTTATCCACCAGCAAGGCTTTGAAGCGGTTTTAGTGATGGTTGATGAACAGCACCGCTTTGGTTCAAATCAACGCCAAAAGATCAGCGAGCTTGCAAGTAAAGATGGACTAAGTCCTCACTTCGTGCAATTTTCAGCCACGCCTATACCAAGAACTTTAAGTATGATACAATCTGAGCTTGTGAGTTTTTCTTTCATTAAACAAATGCCCTTTAAAAAAGATATTCAAACTTTTTGCATACAAGATAAGGACTTTCAAAGCTTACTTGAAAAGATTAAAAGTGAGCTTGAGCAAAATAATCAAGTTGCGATTATTTATCCTCTGGTTAGTGAAAGTGAAAGCTCGCAGTATCTTTCTTTAGAGCAAGCTAAAGAGTATTGGCTTAAGCATTTTAAGAATGTATATATCACGCATGGAAAAGATAAATTTAAAGATGAAGTTTTAGCTCAGTTTAAAGAAAAAGGGCAGATTTTGCTTGCTACAACTGTTGTTGAGGTTGGAATTTCTTTGCCTAGACTTAGCACCATTGTCATCGTTGGGGCTGAAAAACTAGGGCTTGCGACTTTACACCAATTACGCGGCAGGGTAGGGCGTGTGGGGCTTAAGAGCTTTTGTTATCTTTATACTAAGCAAAAAGAAATTCCAAAAAGATTGCTTGAATTTGCTGGGACTTTAGATGGCTTTAAGATCGCTGAGCTTGATCTTAAAAATCGCTTAAGTGGGGATTTAATCGATGGCTTTATGCAACATGGCAATGAGTTTAAGTTTTTTGACTTTAGTAGTGATGAAGCAATCTTAGAAGAAGCAAAGAAAACCTTAAATGAGCAAGATTTATCTTTGAAAGAGTAG
- a CDS encoding cysteine peptidase family C39 domain-containing protein, whose amino-acid sequence MEKVLKVLCLLLLLPLFVRAEFVVSSYQELKNQRTIRQNYEESCGAAALATLINLTDDKKLSELDLLKLFGEKELFTDMISFAELRQSAHKLDYKSETYQITRENLDKLTDIPMLVKIEDDPRFPHFVVIINHKGDFLEVLDPSHGEYLSLKSEFFSIWDRHKKGGYALFVETHNEYKDIDKKLSENLIFEFQGLK is encoded by the coding sequence ATGGAAAAAGTTCTAAAAGTCTTATGCTTGCTCTTGCTTTTGCCATTGTTTGTAAGGGCTGAATTTGTGGTTAGTTCTTATCAAGAGCTAAAAAACCAAAGAACGATAAGACAAAATTATGAAGAATCCTGCGGAGCAGCCGCACTAGCGACTTTAATCAATCTCACAGATGATAAAAAACTAAGCGAACTTGATCTTTTAAAGCTTTTTGGCGAAAAAGAGCTTTTTACAGATATGATTAGCTTCGCAGAGTTAAGACAAAGCGCGCATAAGCTTGATTATAAAAGCGAGACTTACCAAATCACAAGAGAAAATTTAGATAAGCTTACGGATATCCCTATGCTTGTGAAGATTGAAGATGATCCACGTTTCCCACACTTTGTAGTCATCATCAATCACAAAGGGGATTTTTTAGAAGTGCTTGATCCAAGCCATGGTGAATACCTCAGCTTAAAAAGTGAATTTTTTAGTATTTGGGATAGGCACAAAAAGGGCGGATATGCGTTGTTTGTAGAAACTCACAATGAATACAAAGACATTGATAAAAAACTATCTGAAAATTTGATTTTTGAATTTCAAGGGCTAAAATAA